CGTCCTCTTGCTGCCTGATAGAAAACCCCTCCCCTCAAACTGGGTTTTCAAGCAATTGGCACAACTAGATTCAGCATCAGATTCTGCATCATTGTCCAAGTGGAGAAATCTGTTCTGATTCACAGAACTTGCTGTGTCAATGAGGGATGGTACATTGTAGCTCCCATAGCCTAGTTTTTGCCTTTTTATCACTTCATCAGAACTAGCAACTTCTTCTATGTTGTCACCAAGCCATTCCTGATTATTGTGAGCTGCCATTATACTTGGTGAATGACCTGTGCTAGTTTCTTCATTATCCTCGgtatcatcaccatcatcatcagaGTAAAGCAAGGCATTCAATTCTTCAGTGTCTTCATGCAGCTCACTTCCTGCATCAGCTCCGTGAGGCTCATTGAATTCATCTGTCACAATTGGTCCGGAGTGATAAATTGGATCCCTTTTAGTTTCTGGTTCTTCCCCAGTCCAGTTATATGCAGAAGGTTTTGGGCCACAAGAAGTAGGGGGCTGGACAGGGGCTCCAATCACAGAACTGAAAATTAACGTTGTTTGATCCCCAGACTGATCAAAAACAAGGAATCTCTTCTGTGCAGGTTTAGAGCTTGCATTGGGTGCCATGGCCTCCCTCAAATCTTTGGGGGAGCTAGTAGAAAATTTCTCTTGGATAACAGAATTCTGCGCAAGCACAGAGGCCTGGCGGGAGCAAGGTAGGCAATGGAACCAACCTTGAGGTTCATTTACTTGACCTGGCCACATACGAGGGGGCTCAGAAAATGCATCAACCAGTAAATTACCATTTCTAGAAACCACATTGGCGTGAGAGTTCATGCACATGGAGATGCT
The sequence above is a segment of the Malania oleifera isolate guangnan ecotype guangnan chromosome 8, ASM2987363v1, whole genome shotgun sequence genome. Coding sequences within it:
- the LOC131161877 gene encoding transcription factor bHLH145-like isoform X2, with amino-acid sequence MIFGSVHKFLGDCFGWMEKDRGSWFPQHHIEWQSPKLNSLSDLLDLRPPNSISMCMNSHANVVSRNGNLLVDAFSEPPRMWPGQVNEPQGWFHCLPCSRQASVLAQNSVIQEKFSTSSPKDLREAMAPNASSKPAQKRFLVFDQSGDQTTLIFSSVIGAPVQPPTSCGPKPSAYNWTGEEPETKRDPIYHSGPIVTDEFNEPHGADAGSELHEDTEELNALLYSDDDGDDTEDNEETSTGHSPSIMAAHNNQEWLGDNIEEVASSDEVIKRQKLGYGSYNVPSLIDTASSVNQNRFLHLDNDAESDAESSCANCLKTQFEGRGFLSGSKRTRKEKIRETVSILQSIVPGGKGKDAIVVLDESIHYLKSLKLKAKALGIDTL
- the LOC131161877 gene encoding transcription factor bHLH145-like isoform X1; amino-acid sequence: MEKDRGSWFPQHHIEWQSPKLNSLSDLLDLRPPNSISMCMNSHANVVSRNGNLLVDAFSEPPRMWPGQVNEPQGWFHCLPCSRQASVLAQNSVIQEKFSTSSPKDLREAMAPNASSKPAQKRFLVFDQSGDQTTLIFSSVIGAPVQPPTSCGPKPSAYNWTGEEPETKRDPIYHSGPIVTDEFNEPHGADAGSELHEDTEELNALLYSDDDGDDTEDNEETSTGHSPSIMAAHNNQEWLGDNIEEVASSDEVIKRQKLGYGSYNVPSLIDTASSVNQNRFLHLDNDAESDAESSCANCLKTQFEGRGFLSGSKRTRKEKIRETVSILQSIVPGGKGKDAIVVLDESIHYLKSLKLKAKALGIDTL